In Pseudomonas fluorescens, the following are encoded in one genomic region:
- a CDS encoding polynucleotide adenylyltransferase PcnB, whose product MLKKLFQSFRTPKRPTQHIRSTPEVLNSGQHSLQKAQFSRYAVNIVERLQNAGYQAYLVGGCVRDMLLGITPKDFDVATSATPEQVRAEFRNARIIGRRFKLVHIHFGREIIEVATFRANHPQNEDEEDSNQSSRNESGRILRDNVYGTLEEDAQRRDFTINALYYDPVSERILDYANGVHDIRNHLIRLIGDPTQRYQEDPVRMLRAVRFAAKLNFGIEKHSALPIRGLAPMLREIPSARLFEEVLKLFLSGHAADTFEMLVDLQLFDPLFPASAEALEYNPTYTHTLISEALINTDLRIKQNKPVTPAFLFAALLWPALPARVLRLQERGMPPIPAMQEAAHELIAEQCQRIAIPKRFTMPIREIWDMQERLPRRSGKRADLLLDNPRFRAGYDFLLLRESAGEQTDGLGEWWTDYQDANESERRDMIRDLSGKEEGTGAPRKRRRSGGSKRKRAAGASSTTGE is encoded by the coding sequence ATGCTGAAGAAGCTGTTCCAGTCATTCCGTACTCCCAAGCGTCCTACGCAACACATTCGCAGCACGCCTGAAGTGCTCAACAGCGGCCAACACTCGCTGCAGAAGGCGCAATTCAGCCGCTACGCGGTGAATATCGTTGAACGCCTGCAGAACGCCGGTTATCAGGCTTACCTGGTGGGCGGTTGCGTGCGCGACATGCTGCTGGGTATCACACCGAAAGATTTCGACGTTGCCACCAGCGCCACACCCGAGCAGGTACGGGCCGAATTCCGTAACGCGCGAATCATCGGGCGCCGGTTCAAGCTGGTGCACATCCACTTCGGCCGCGAAATCATCGAAGTCGCGACCTTCCGCGCCAATCACCCGCAGAACGAAGACGAGGAAGACAGCAATCAGTCTTCGCGCAACGAAAGCGGGCGCATCTTGCGCGATAACGTCTATGGCACCCTGGAGGAAGACGCGCAACGTCGCGACTTCACCATCAATGCCTTGTATTACGATCCGGTCAGCGAACGCATCCTCGACTACGCCAACGGCGTACACGACATCCGCAACCACCTGATCCGCCTGATCGGCGATCCGACGCAACGTTACCAGGAAGACCCGGTACGGATGCTGCGGGCCGTGCGTTTCGCCGCCAAGTTGAACTTCGGCATCGAAAAACACAGCGCCCTGCCAATCCGCGGCCTGGCGCCGATGCTGCGCGAGATCCCGTCGGCCCGCCTGTTCGAAGAGGTGCTCAAGCTGTTCCTCTCCGGCCATGCCGCCGATACGTTTGAAATGCTGGTCGACCTGCAGTTGTTCGATCCACTGTTCCCGGCCAGCGCCGAAGCACTGGAATACAACCCGACGTACACCCACACCCTGATCAGCGAAGCCCTGATCAATACCGACCTGCGGATCAAGCAGAACAAACCGGTAACCCCGGCGTTCCTGTTTGCAGCCCTGCTCTGGCCTGCCCTGCCGGCCCGCGTCCTGCGCTTGCAGGAGCGTGGCATGCCGCCGATTCCGGCGATGCAGGAAGCGGCGCACGAGCTGATTGCCGAACAGTGCCAGCGCATCGCGATTCCGAAACGCTTCACCATGCCGATCCGCGAGATCTGGGACATGCAGGAACGCCTGCCCCGCCGCAGCGGCAAGCGTGCCGATCTGCTGCTGGACAATCCACGCTTCCGTGCCGGCTACGACTTCCTGCTGCTACGCGAAAGCGCCGGCGAGCAGACCGATGGCCTGGGCGAATGGTGGACGGACTATCAGGACGCCAACGAAAGCGAGCGTCGCGACATGATTCGCGACCTCAGCGGCAAGGAAGAAGGCACCGGCGCTCCGCGCAAGCGTCGCCGCAGCGGTGGTTCCAAGCGCAAACGCGCCGCCGGCGCTTCGAGCACCACGGGCGAGTAA
- the folK gene encoding 2-amino-4-hydroxy-6-hydroxymethyldihydropteridine diphosphokinase, with product MERIYIGMGSNLADPADQLRSAVEALAQLPQTELVGVSAFYQSDSLLPGQPRYTNAVAALDSTLAPLDLLDALQAIENGQGRERLERWGPRTLDLDILLFGDRLIDEPRLKVPHYHMQERAFVLYPLAELAPADLRLADGRILAELLKACPFVGLERLPQI from the coding sequence ATGGAACGCATCTACATCGGCATGGGCAGCAATCTGGCTGACCCCGCCGACCAATTGCGCAGCGCCGTCGAGGCGCTGGCGCAGTTGCCGCAAACGGAGCTGGTTGGGGTTTCTGCGTTTTATCAAAGCGACTCGCTGCTACCCGGACAACCGCGCTACACCAATGCGGTGGCCGCTCTCGACAGCACGCTGGCGCCGCTGGATTTGCTCGATGCCTTGCAGGCTATCGAAAACGGCCAGGGTCGTGAGCGCCTTGAGCGTTGGGGGCCGCGCACGCTGGACCTCGACATCTTGCTGTTCGGTGATCGGCTGATCGACGAACCGCGCCTCAAGGTTCCCCATTACCACATGCAGGAAAGGGCCTTCGTGCTGTATCCGCTGGCGGAACTGGCACCTGCGGATCTGCGCCTGGCCGATGGCCGGATCTTGGCCGAACTGCTCAAGGCATGCCCGTTCGTCGGCCTGGAACGCCTCCCCCAGATTTGA
- the panB gene encoding 3-methyl-2-oxobutanoate hydroxymethyltransferase translates to MPAITLTTLQGLKQKGEKITMLTCYDATFAHACNQAGVEVLLVGDSLGMVLQGHDSTLPVTTAEMAYHVAAVKRGNSDALILADLPFMAYATTEQAMVNSALLMQAGAHMVKVEGALWLADSIRLLAERGIPVCAHMGLTPQSVNILGGYKVQGRNENQARQMRADAIALEQAGAAMLLLECVPSELAEEITQAVKIPVIGIGAGNRTDGQVLVLHDMLGLSITGRVPKFVKNFMTGQTSIEAALNAYVTEVKAATFPGIEHGFSA, encoded by the coding sequence ATGCCAGCCATCACCCTGACCACCCTGCAAGGTCTGAAGCAAAAAGGTGAAAAAATCACCATGCTGACCTGCTACGACGCGACCTTCGCCCACGCCTGCAACCAGGCCGGCGTCGAAGTGCTGCTGGTGGGCGACTCCCTCGGCATGGTTTTGCAGGGCCACGACAGCACCTTGCCTGTCACCACCGCAGAAATGGCTTATCACGTGGCCGCCGTCAAACGCGGTAACAGCGATGCCCTGATCCTCGCCGACCTGCCTTTCATGGCCTACGCCACCACCGAGCAAGCCATGGTCAACAGCGCCCTGTTGATGCAGGCCGGCGCGCACATGGTCAAGGTTGAAGGGGCGTTGTGGCTGGCCGATTCGATCCGCCTGCTGGCCGAGCGCGGCATCCCTGTCTGCGCGCACATGGGCCTGACGCCGCAATCGGTGAACATCCTTGGCGGCTACAAGGTCCAGGGTCGCAATGAAAACCAGGCGCGGCAGATGCGTGCCGACGCGATTGCCCTGGAACAGGCTGGCGCGGCAATGCTGCTGCTCGAGTGCGTCCCGAGCGAACTGGCGGAGGAAATCACCCAGGCGGTGAAGATCCCGGTGATTGGTATTGGCGCCGGCAATCGCACCGATGGCCAGGTGCTGGTTCTGCACGACATGCTGGGGCTGTCCATTACCGGCCGCGTGCCAAAATTCGTGAAAAACTTCATGACTGGCCAGACCAGCATTGAAGCTGCATTGAATGCCTACGTGACTGAAGTCAAAGCGGCAACTTTCCCTGGGATCGAACACGGATTTTCTGCATGA
- the panC gene encoding pantoate--beta-alanine ligase, protein MNTVKTVRELRAAVARARGEGKRIAFVPTMGNLHSGHVALVTKASQRADFVVASVFVNPLQFGAGEDLDKYPRTLAADQEKLLQAGCHLLFAPTVEEMYPDGMAGQTRVSVPQLSEGLCGASRPGHFEGVATVVSKLFNMVQPDLAIFGEKDFQQLAVIRALVHDLNMPIQIIGEPTVRATDGLALSSRNGFLSEEQRAVAPVVYRTLKAIGEAIKQGERDYPALIGTLIKQLETAGLRPDYLEIRHALTLRPATAQDRDLVILVAAFLGTTRLIDNLHLNLDAPV, encoded by the coding sequence ATGAACACCGTAAAAACCGTACGCGAACTGCGGGCCGCCGTGGCCCGTGCCCGTGGCGAAGGCAAGCGCATCGCCTTTGTGCCGACCATGGGCAACCTGCACAGCGGCCACGTGGCGTTGGTGACCAAAGCCTCCCAACGGGCGGACTTCGTGGTCGCTAGCGTTTTCGTCAACCCGCTGCAATTCGGTGCTGGCGAAGACCTCGACAAGTACCCGCGCACCCTCGCCGCCGACCAGGAAAAGCTGCTCCAGGCCGGTTGCCATCTGCTGTTTGCCCCCACTGTTGAGGAGATGTATCCCGACGGCATGGCCGGCCAGACCCGCGTCAGTGTCCCGCAATTGTCCGAAGGCCTGTGCGGCGCCAGCCGTCCGGGTCACTTCGAAGGCGTGGCGACGGTGGTCAGCAAGCTGTTCAACATGGTCCAGCCGGACCTGGCGATTTTCGGCGAGAAAGACTTCCAGCAACTGGCGGTGATACGCGCACTGGTTCATGACCTGAACATGCCGATCCAGATCATCGGTGAGCCCACTGTTCGCGCAACCGATGGCCTGGCACTGTCGTCGCGCAACGGTTTCCTCAGCGAAGAGCAACGCGCTGTGGCACCGGTTGTCTACCGCACGCTGAAAGCGATCGGCGAGGCGATCAAGCAGGGTGAACGCGACTACCCGGCGCTGATCGGCACGCTGATCAAACAGCTCGAAACAGCCGGCCTGCGTCCTGACTATCTGGAAATCCGCCATGCCCTGACCTTGCGCCCGGCGACGGCGCAGGATCGTGACCTGGTGATTCTGGTGGCGGCGTTCCTCGGTACGACGCGGTTGATCGACAACCTGCATCTGAATCTCGACGCGCCCGTCTAG
- the panD gene encoding aspartate 1-decarboxylase yields the protein MHAIMLKAKLHRAEVTHAVLDYEGSCAIDGEWLDLSGIREYEQIQIYNVDNGERFTTYAIRGEEGSRMISVNGAAAHKAKVGDRVIICAYAHYSEAELLNFKPRMLYMAPGNELSHTSNAIPVQVA from the coding sequence ATGCACGCCATCATGCTCAAAGCCAAGCTGCATCGCGCCGAAGTCACCCACGCTGTACTCGATTACGAAGGCTCCTGCGCCATCGACGGTGAATGGCTGGACCTGTCCGGCATTCGTGAGTACGAACAGATCCAGATCTACAACGTCGACAACGGCGAGCGCTTCACCACCTACGCCATCCGTGGTGAAGAAGGTTCGCGCATGATCTCGGTCAACGGCGCCGCCGCGCACAAGGCCAAGGTTGGCGATCGCGTGATCATCTGCGCTTACGCTCATTACAGCGAAGCCGAACTGCTCAACTTCAAGCCGCGCATGCTCTACATGGCACCGGGCAATGAATTGAGCCACACCAGCAACGCCATTCCGGTCCAGGTCGCCTGA
- the pgi gene encoding glucose-6-phosphate isomerase — protein sequence MAYYRTPHDVTALPAWQALNDHRQAMQDFSMREAFNADPQRFTQFTLSSCGLFLDYSKNLINAETRNLLVGLANEVDLKGAIKSLFDGEIVNSSEGRPALHTALRRPVGDKLSVNGVNVMPEVHKVLNQITDLVGRIHDGLWRGYTEKPITDVVNIGIGGSFLGPELVSEALLSYAQKGVRCHYLANIDGSEFHELTMKLRAETTLFIVSSKSFNTLETLKNAQAARAWYLAQGGSEAELYRHFIAVSSNNAAAVAFGIREENIFPMWDWVGGRYSLWSAIGLPIALAIGMSNFKELLSGAYTMDQHFQSAPFEQNMPVLLALLGVWYGNFWGAQSHAILPYDHYLRNITKHLQQLDMESNGKSVRQDGKPVSTDTGPVIWGGVGCNGQHAYHQLLHQGTQLIPADFIVPIVSFNPVSDHHQWLYANCLSQSQALMLGKTLPEAEAELRDKGMSEDDVQKLAPHKVIPGNRPSNTLVVERISPRRLGALVAMYEHKVFVQSVIWGINAFDQWGVELGKELGKGVYNRLVGSEETPAEDASTQGLINYFRGRHRG from the coding sequence ATGGCGTATTACCGCACTCCTCACGACGTTACCGCTCTGCCTGCCTGGCAAGCGTTGAATGACCACCGCCAAGCCATGCAGGATTTCAGCATGCGCGAAGCCTTCAATGCCGACCCGCAGCGTTTTACTCAATTCACCCTCAGCAGCTGCGGCCTGTTTCTCGACTATTCGAAAAACCTGATCAACGCCGAGACCCGCAATCTGCTGGTGGGCCTGGCCAACGAAGTCGACCTCAAGGGCGCGATCAAGTCGCTGTTCGACGGCGAAATCGTCAACTCTTCCGAAGGCCGTCCGGCCCTGCACACGGCCCTGCGCCGCCCGGTTGGCGACAAGCTGTCGGTCAACGGCGTCAACGTGATGCCCGAAGTGCACAAGGTGCTGAACCAGATCACCGACCTCGTCGGCCGTATCCACGATGGTCTGTGGCGCGGTTACACCGAGAAGCCGATCACCGACGTGGTGAACATCGGCATCGGCGGCTCGTTCCTCGGCCCTGAGCTGGTGTCCGAAGCGCTGTTGTCCTACGCCCAGAAAGGCGTGCGTTGCCATTACCTGGCGAACATCGACGGCAGCGAGTTCCACGAACTGACCATGAAGCTGCGCGCCGAGACCACGCTGTTCATCGTCTCGTCGAAATCCTTCAACACCCTCGAAACCCTGAAGAACGCCCAGGCTGCCCGTGCCTGGTATCTGGCCCAGGGTGGTTCGGAAGCCGAGCTATATCGCCACTTCATCGCGGTTTCGAGCAACAACGCCGCCGCGGTAGCGTTCGGCATCCGTGAAGAGAACATCTTCCCGATGTGGGACTGGGTTGGCGGGCGCTACTCGCTGTGGTCGGCCATCGGTTTGCCGATTGCCCTGGCCATCGGCATGTCCAACTTCAAGGAGTTGCTGTCCGGTGCCTACACCATGGACCAGCACTTCCAGAGCGCACCGTTCGAACAGAACATGCCAGTGCTGCTGGCCTTGCTCGGGGTGTGGTACGGCAACTTCTGGGGCGCGCAAAGCCACGCGATCCTGCCGTACGATCACTACCTGCGTAACATCACCAAGCACCTGCAACAGCTGGACATGGAATCCAACGGCAAGAGCGTGCGCCAGGACGGCAAGCCAGTGTCCACCGACACCGGGCCGGTGATCTGGGGCGGCGTCGGCTGCAACGGTCAACACGCCTACCACCAGTTGCTGCACCAGGGCACCCAACTGATCCCGGCCGACTTCATCGTGCCGATCGTCAGCTTCAACCCGGTGTCCGACCACCACCAGTGGCTGTACGCCAACTGTCTGTCGCAGAGCCAGGCGCTGATGCTCGGCAAGACCCTGCCTGAGGCTGAAGCCGAACTGCGCGACAAAGGCATGAGCGAAGACGATGTGCAAAAGCTCGCGCCGCACAAGGTGATCCCGGGCAACCGTCCGAGCAACACCCTGGTGGTCGAACGCATCAGCCCGCGTCGCCTCGGCGCTCTGGTGGCGATGTACGAACACAAAGTCTTCGTGCAAAGCGTGATCTGGGGCATCAATGCCTTCGACCAGTGGGGTGTGGAGCTGGGCAAAGAGCTGGGCAAAGGCGTCTACAACCGCCTGGTCGGCAGCGAAGAAACCCCGGCCGAGGACGCCTCGACACAAGGGCTGATCAATTACTTCCGTGGTCGTCACCGCGGGTGA